The following proteins come from a genomic window of Acinonyx jubatus isolate Ajub_Pintada_27869175 chromosome C1, VMU_Ajub_asm_v1.0, whole genome shotgun sequence:
- the NXPH2 gene encoding neurexophilin-2 — protein sequence MRLRPLPLVVVPGLLQLLFCESKKVVHATEGLDWEDKDAPGTLVGNVVHSRIINPLRLFVKQSPVPKPGHLAYADSMENFWDWLANVTEVQEPLARTKRRPIVKTGKFKKMFGWGDFHSNIKTVKLNLLITGKIVDHGNGTFSVYFRHNSTGLGNVSVSLVPPSKVVEFEVSPQSTLETKESKSFNCRIEYEKTDRAKKTALCNFDPSKICYQEQTQSHVSWLCSKPFKVICIYIAFYSVDYKLVQKVCPDYNYHSETPYLSSG from the coding sequence TTATTTTGTGAAAGTAAGAAGGTGGTGCATGCCACAGAGGGGCTGGATTGGGAAGACAAAGATGCTCCGGGGACATTGGTCGGAAACGTGGTGCACTCAAGGATCATCAATCCTCTGCGCCTGTTTGTTAAACAGTCTCCAGTCCCAAAGCCTGGACACTTGGCGTATGCGGACAGCATGGAAAACTTTTGGGATTGGCTGGCCAACGTCACCGAGGTTCAGGAGCCATTGGCAAGAACTAAACGGAGGCCGATAGTAAAAACGGGAAAATTTAAGAAGATGTTCGGATGGGGTGATTTCCATTCCAACATTAAAACTGTCAAACTCAACCTCCTCATCACAGGGAAAATTGTTGACCACGGAAATGGAACCTTCAGTGTTTATTTCCGACATAATTCCACAGGCCTGGGCAATGTTTCAGTGAGTTTGGTACCCCCCTCCAAAGTGGTGGAATTTGAAGTTTCCCCGCAGTCTACCTTGGAGACCAAGGAGTCCAAATCTTTCAATTGTCGCATTGAATATGAAAAAACAGATCGGGCGAAGAAGACTGCCCTGTGCAACTTTGACCCCTCGAAGATCTGCTACCAGGAGCAGACTCAGAGCCATGTGTCTTGGTTGTGCTCCAAACCCTTCAAGGTCATTTGCATTTACATTGCCTTTTACAGTGTTGATTATAAACTTGTGCAGAAAGTCTGCCCTGACTACAATTACCATAGCGAGACTCCATACTTATCTTCTGGCTGA